From the genome of Thermodesulfovibrionales bacterium:
TTCAGTAAAAGCCATTGAAATTACAGTGGCCATTGAGAAAAAATTCAAAATTGCGGTCAGGGATGAAGATGTGCCGAATATTACCAATATAAGACAGGCAACAGAGCTTGTAAAAAAACTTCTGGAGCGTAAAGAGGATATACCCGTGAGAAGGGCAAAGGAAATTAGATTAATAGATGAAAGTTTAATACATTAATTATGAGTGACTCAAAATATGATGCAATCATAATTGGTGCAGGTATTGGAGGTCTGGTCTGCGGCTGTTATCTCGCTAAGGCAGGAATGAAGGTACTTATATGCGAGCAGCATTCTAAACCAGGTGGATACTGCACATCTTTTAAAAGACATGGATTTACTTTCGAT
Proteins encoded in this window:
- a CDS encoding acyl carrier protein, producing MTEKEIEKEIKGIISDVSGFDESEITAEKDFFKDLEIDSVKAIEITVAIEKKFKIAVRDEDVPNITNIRQATELVKKLLERKEDIPVRRAKEIRLIDESLIH
- a CDS encoding FAD-dependent oxidoreductase, whose translation is MSDSKYDAIIIGAGIGGLVCGCYLAKAGMKVLICEQHSKPGGYCTSFKRHGFTFDAAAHAIGGFVNGYMKKIFQDLQLTIELKKTDPSDIIILPDKS